One stretch of Eupeodes corollae chromosome 2, idEupCoro1.1, whole genome shotgun sequence DNA includes these proteins:
- the LOC129944068 gene encoding uncharacterized protein LOC129944068 produces MIVLSKIDYGIYIYGNSPKTTLKYLKSPYHQAARRSICAFPTSPIKNILAEAGLPTIEERHRELISKLVVKLIFSKNSVIDKDIHQSIRHKSKKRIQSSISKIIDKAHEMELQFKKPRKILLSYPPWHIKPDSILMNLAHYNKANTSNSVYCSLFSDISSELKKDGWEFIFTDGSKSLSHTSFAVTSENGFILRIGSLPESTSIFTAEAFAILHALKITMENNGKFIICSDSISVLRAINNPNNNTDLISSIRNKIAMMPKKIKLMWTPGHVNIRGNEEADKAANSAKEAPVFQFNAFTKQDLKTRINKNLKTLQQTEWSLYHHHYKKVNPTKSPPKYPTNLPKRKITNFVRLRLGHISTTHQHLLTRNNHPICVTCNTTLNISHILENCQISKPIMDSVFKNLSIYDTLKNPNSKNIENVNKFIETLKLTL; encoded by the coding sequence AtgatagttttaagtaaaattgattatggtatatatatttatggcAATTCACCAAAAACTACcctgaaatatttgaaatcacCATATCACCAGGCAGCTCGGAGAAGTATTTGCGCTTTCCCTACTTCAcctataaaaaatatacttgcggAAGCAGGACTACCAACAATCGAGGAACGTCATAGAGAATTGATATCAAAGTTAGTTGtgaagttaatattttcaaaaaactcagtTATTGACAAGGACATCCATCAGTCCATCAGACATAAATCTAAGAAACGTATCCAATCCTCAATAAGCAAAATCATAGATAAAGCTCATGAAATGGAACTCCAGTTTAAAAAACcacgaaaaatacttttatcttacCCGCCATGGCATATAAAACCTGATTCCATCTTGATGAATTTGGCCCACTACAATAAGGCAAATACCAGCAACTCAGTTTACTGCTCTTTGTTCTCCGATATCTCATCTGAACTTAAAAAAGACGGTTGGGAATTCATCTTTACAGATGGTTCCAAATCACTAAGCCATACGTCGTTTGCCGTCACATCAGAAAATGGTTTTATTCTACGCATTGGTTCCTTACCGGAATCTACATCAATTTTCACGGCAGAAGCATTTGCAATTCTACATGCACTAAAAATAACTATGGAAAACAATGGCAAATTTATTATATGCTCAGACAGTATATCTGTCTTAAGAGCTATAAATAATCCAAACAACAACACTGACCTAATTTCCTCCATAAGAAACAAGATTGCGATGAtgccaaagaaaataaaactgatgTGGACCCCTGGTCATGTAAATATCCGTGGCAATGAGGAAGCCGACAAAGCAGCAAATTCGGCGAAAGAAGCGCCAGTATTTCAATTCAATGCATTCACTAAACAAGACCTTAAAACTCGgattaataaaaacttgaaaactttgCAACAAACTGAATGGAGCCTTTACCACCAtcattataaaaaagtaaacccAACGAAATCTCCACCTAAATACCCTACGAACCTGCCAAAACGCAAAATCACAAACTTTGTACGCCTCAGACTCGGTCACATTTCAACAACCCACCAACATCTActcaccagaaacaaccacccGATATGTGTAACATGCAACACAACTTTGAATATCTCACACATCCTCGAAAATTGCCAAATCTCGAAACCAATTATGGACtctgttttcaaaaatctatcaatttatGATACACTAAAAAATCCTAATTCTAAGAACAtcgaaaatgtaaataaatttattgaaactcTAAAATTAActctataa